The Bombus huntii isolate Logan2020A chromosome 1, iyBomHunt1.1, whole genome shotgun sequence genome contains a region encoding:
- the LOC126867008 gene encoding leucine-rich repeat-containing protein 15-like, translating to MFLLLCLPLVLAAPLNPTLEGYNLELVDGILKDVQFHDKLIDELDLSGLGILRLEKNAFDNVPSLKSLNLANNSLESLPEFMFSNLTNLEYLSLAQNNLTSLENLFIRLEKLQVLNISCNPIIHLRRGHLFGLTKSTSILTEGNVLWSISTGTFTNSFLKDDEELKYLEKVKAEEYIEQPNDGIDKEIEKATESNVLKDFAPYTKSSIKKGQKLKLCISNNILLSIEPLEDNKQVANGCLEIPVNEKERSVSLRGLGIKGFHEKWYQLQYLPLVSLDLANNEITEITKELLNDLPEDLIYVNLMGNRIRGIWSQVIENKYLKILNLRNNLIDKVEDDAFAKTNLTTLFLNGNQLENLSFSSSLPDTLTELILAANQISAIPDAAFSNLPRLVYLNLANNKIQKLQNNVFKGLDSLQVLIITKNSLTDIERQAFSDLKQLTTLYLHRNSLAELQKGTFSELESLKDLNLAWNKLGKISADTFSDLPQTLDFLHIDFNEINSLEKASFVNVPRFTLSLTGNKISTIPKGTFDLPTLRDLHLSNNTLTTIDGDSYEGLPQLKRLWLNENQINEIPKGSCKNLGSLSILDISKNPLQTLQNGALYGLSLVRGNFLYIYNNQLKELQGGVFEDI from the coding sequence atgtttcttcttctgtgCTTGCCATTGGTGCTAGCGGCGCCACTGAATCCAACGCTAGAGGGGTACAACTTGGAACTGGTGGATGGAATCCTGAAAGACGTACAATTCCATGACAAACTCATCGACGAGCTGGATTTATCCGGCTTAGGAATTCTTCGCTTAGAAAAGAACGCTTTCGACAACGTACCGTCTCTAAAATCCTTGAACTTGGCCAATAACTCGCTCGAATCGCTCCCAGAATTCATGTTCTCCAATCTGACAAACTTAGAATACTTATCCTTAGCGCAGAACAACTTAACCAGCCTCGAAAACTTGTTCATCCGCTTGGAGAAGCTTCAGGTGTTGAACATTTCCTGCAACCCCATAATACACCTTCGTAGAGGACATTTGTTCGGTCTAACGAAATCCACCAGCATATTAACAGAAGGAAACGTTCTTTGGAGCATAAGCACGGGAACATTCACGAATTCATTCCTGAAAGACGACGAGGAGTTGAAATATTTGGAGAAGGTGAAGGCTGAAGAATATATCGAACAACCCAACGATGGAATAGATAAAGAGATAGAAAAGGCGACAGAGAGTAACGTGTTGAAGGATTTCGCGCCATACACGAAATCGTCGATAAAGAAAGGCCAGAAGTTAAAATTGTGCATATCAAATAACATACTGCTATCTATAGAACCACTCGAAGACAATAAACAGGTGGCGAATGGATGTCTGGAGATACCAGTGAACGAGAAGGAGAGATCTGTCAGCCTGCGAGGATTAGGAATCAAAGGATTCCACGAAAAATGGTACCAATTACAATATCTTCCGTTAGTTTCTTTGGACCTTGCGAACAACGAGATCACAGAAATCACCAAGGAACTACTGAACGATCTTCCCGAGGATCTGATTTATGTGAATCTGATGGGCAATAGGATCAGAGGTATCTGGAGCCAGGTGATCGAAAACAAGTACCTAAAAATACTAAATCTTCGAAACAATCTCATAGACAAAGTGGAGGATGATGCTTTCGCGAAAACCAATTTGACTACCCTGTTTCTTAATGGAAATCAGCTGGAGAACCTTTCGTTCTCTTCTAGTTTGCCCGATACTCTGACAGAGCTGATATTAGCGGCAAATCAGATCTCTGCCATTCCTGACGCGGCTTTCTCGAATCTGCCTCGCCTGGTCTACCTGAACCTGGCTAACAACAAGATTCAGAAACTGCAGAACAACGTATTTAAGGGGTTGGATTCGTTGCAGGTGTTGATTATTACTAAAAACAGCCTGACAGATATCGAACGTCAGGCGTTCTCCGATTTGAAACAGTTGACTACTCTTTATCTTCATCGAAATAGTCTGGCAGAGCTTCAAAAGGGTACGTTCTCGGAATTGGAGAGTCTGAAAGACTTGAACCTGGCTTGGAATAAACTGGGTAAGATCAGTGCCGACACTTTTTCGGATCTACCTCAGACTTTGGACTTCCTTCACATCGATTTCAACGAAATAAACAGCCTAGAAAAGGCTAGCTTCGTCAATGTTCCCAGATTTACGTTGTCTCTCACTGGAAATAAAATCTCGACTATCCCAAAAGGAACCTTCGATCTACCTACTCTTAGAGATTTGCATCTGAGTAACAATACCTTGACGACTATCGATGGCGACAGTTACGAAGGTCTGCCACAATTGAAACGCCTTTGGTTAAATGAGAATCAAATCAACGAAATACCGAAAGGTTCCTGCAAGAATTTAGGAAGTTTGAGTATTCTGGATATTTCGAAGAATCCGCTGCAAACGCTACAAAACGGCGCTCTTTATGGGCTGAGTCTGGTTAGAGGGAACTTCTTGTATATCTACAATAACCAACTGAAGGAACTGCAGGGTGGAGTTTTCGAAGATATTTAA